From the genome of Solanum lycopersicum chromosome 12, SLM_r2.1:
CCTACAAAATATCAAATAGATATGGCTGCAAATTTGAACtggaattcaaattttattaacCTGCAAACGTGTGGAATAAGGAATTCAAATTAGACAATTGTACACCTAAAATGTAgggaaataaaaaaggaataaaaattaatatggtaAATTTTAATTGGGGATGTTAATGGGGGAAGTGGGTAGCTTGAAAATAGGATTTAGTTTTGGTAAAGTAAAACTTGCCAATTGGGTGAAAAAAGGGTGGGAAATCTTTAagtatcttttatatttttttaattggggGGAATAaggaatttttgaaatttttataataagtgGGAATAAATGGTTATTAGGATAATTAAAGTagtgtatttaagtaatttttcctaaaagaaatGGGCCATCTAAATGACATTTGAGCCTATTAATTTCTGATGACCCATGTAACTATattcaattaatgaataaagtaaATGGGTCATCTAAAAAggcaaattaattatttaattaatctgattttccttaaaacaaaaattaaaaaaaaaagaatttcattGGCCATCTTGGGTGGCACCTTGCGAAAACAAAGAGTCCAATGCATGCATTGGCtcttaaattttcaagaaaGGTGGGATGTTAATTTGTATCACCTATTTAAACCCCcttcttttttccaaaagaggaggaagaagaaaaaaaaagatatagaaagaaaattgcaaaaaaaaaaaaaaacaacttaaaaaatttcttcttcttaaaaagaaaaaaaaaagatagtggTCTTGgaaattcaattgaatttgcttttatattttcttgtcatCAACTCTAggtatttctttttttacatttcaatgtaatcttgaattaatctttatgttattttatttattttttgctaaGCTTATTATGATTTtcgtatgattatgtttatccTTATGTTACttagtttgtatatttttattagtttcttATTCTATAGTGTTTCTCATATGACTGTGTTTATTATGATGTACATATATGTTATTAACCATATCTAGTTTAAATCTGGTTATTTCtgcaaagaaaataaaatctgattatttatgcaaaaaatgtaaatctggctatttctgcaaaaaaatgtaaatctggttatttctgcaaaaaaaatgaaaatctggttatttctgcaaaaaattctggttatttctgcaaaaaaatatgaaataaatgtaaatatctttatttatttctttctttttaaaagaaaattcaaaaaaaattctcttaaataaatatttgaattgattattaaagtaaaaatacaaatctGACTAACTTGACTTAATAAACCAACAATTAGAAAATTTTCTGTTTTGCAATAATCTATCAAATAATTCAAGGTagtcattttatataaaaaaaataatttcttttaccAAATTggttttttcttaaatttttatcagtatatatatatatatatatatatatatatatatatatataatgaataaattaaaactagtatatCATTAGTTTAAAAGAGtatttaattgtaattttgtaaaagtttttttcttcttcttttgttgtcattgtctagtagtaataaaaaaaattcttttggtaAAACCATAAATATAAATGctagaaattttttaataacaataaataaataaatactaatcatttcttggtttataTGTTGcaccattttcttttattcattcttatcattatttttttttaaattgagtaattaattattgtgttttttaaaaaaaacataaaataaaacttcaaataccATCATGTGTTCGGTTACGATCCTTaatgtgtatttttttataaaaaagaaggTTCTTGTGTGCGGTTACGCTCTTAGgccaatcaatttttttttgtttttttttaaaaagtaattaatacACTTTTTCCCTTTTatccaaattaaataaataacctattttagccaaatataagttaataaagcgatcgtgctagaaccacgggactcgggGGGTGCGTCATACCTTCCCTCCGGTcaatagaattccttacccaATCTCTGTTTTTCgtaaaccaaaacaaaaaaaaattattttaagttaagaaCTATctggtgacttggaacacctaaaaaactcaatttcaagtggcgactctaaaaaaaataattttttaaaaaatctgtcatatcctcaacaattgtaataaataaataaataaaagaggtgTGACAGATTTGGCAACTTCGCTGGGGACACTTCTTTTAGAATTCGAGCTTTGTacattaacttttttttggctattttatttatttggataaattttatgtttggatGCTAATTGTGTTATTTCAACAATTTATTGTTTTGATATTGTATTGTATATCAATTGTTTCTCTCACACACCCTTTGAGTCTCTGAATTTTGTTATATACTGTGTGTGCGGTTACGCTCCACAGGACCTCTGTCTAGGATGAGTCAGTGTGCGGTTACACTCCTGATTCTAGGTTGTTACACAAGTTAGGCGGGGTTGGACCACCAGTTAAGCCGGAATAGCTCTGCTACCCGTACGCTGACCCTCCCTGACTCGAGTTGTTCGCTCGAGTAAGCCAGTCTAGACACCTTCATAAATGTTAAATCTAGATAAAATGTCTCTGGTATGCTTTTTTTTCATCATGTACATTTGGCCTAGTGAAATTAAGATATGTATTCATGTTAGACcaaaatgttcattttatatGCTATGTAGAAATAGTTGGTTCAGAAGGCTTTGACATTGTTGACCATCTTCAAAATAGCTTTGCgagtttattttttctttttctttttttttttaaaaaaggtcaAATAAAAGGGGTAGTCTTTCCAAGagaagtttttattttatgaactaCGCACACCTGAATCTCACTAAAAAGAGATACGTAGGCATCCTTTCAAGGGTTCGGTGTTCGTAAAAAATtggtgttttattttattttctttaaaaaaaaaattttacttttcttttttcactcTGTTAGAGTTTGTCATAAAAACCTTTATTGAATTCTATTTAAAGGTACAAATGGCACCATCGACAAAAGGACAAGGTTCAAAAAGGCCTAGAAGCGAAGGATTTCCGGAGTTCATGATCGTAGATACTATACAAAAAGATTTATGGCAATGGTGGACTGACATGGGAAGCCAtgagaaaaaaagagtaaagGAACACTTGGGGCATTTAGTGCATCTTATGGAGATTGAACCTAGAAGGGATGTGGTCGAGGCATTGATTCCTTTTTGGGATCccaaatataatgtattttgttAATCTGATTGTGAGATGACATCAACTTTGGAAGAAATTGTCGGCTTCATGGGGAAGGGGTCTAGTGTTCGAGGTGCTGATCTACGCAATAAAAGACCCATAATTCCGAAACATGTTGATGCCAAAAAATTTCTGGAACTGctcaaaattaatcaaatagaGAAAGAGAGTTTGAAAAATGGGTGGGTCTATTTAGACTTTCTATACCAGAGAACGGTCAAAGAGATGGTTTCAATAACTATCGAAACCAGTGGAGTAATCAAGAGGGTGAAGAAGCTTTGAAGGCAAATggatgtttttcttttatggtCGCATTTTTGGGGCTCATTATTTTCCCCAAAAGGGACAAGCAAATTGACATTCGTCTGGCTGGTGTGGTGAAGGCATTGACCACAATGAAAAATCCAACTATTATTCCTATGATCCTGGCACATATGTTTCGTGCATTAACTAAGTGTTTAAGTGGGGAAATATACTTTGAAGGCTGTAATATTTTGCTTCAAATATGGTTTTTGGAACACCTTTATCACCATGATCGTGCGCCTAGGTTTACTCCAGATTGGTGCAACTATGTTTCCTCTCAAAAGGAAAGGGAAGCCAAAATTGATTTTCCAAAAGGAATAATAGCGTGTGAAGAAAAACTTTCAGTGATCACATCTGATGaaatagtgtggaattaaaactagTTCCCAGCTAAGGATATCATTTGCATGTCTAGTGGTATCTCGTTCCTTGTGTTGATTGGTCTTAGAGGTGTTCAACCATATGCCCCACTTCGGTTTATGCGTTAACTAGCCAGAGTTCAAGAAATCCCACCCAATGATGATATGAGTAGGTTTGCATATGACACTCCACCAGGTTTTGCTTTTAATAGCGAAGAGATTATGAAGATTTGGTACATGTGTATTATTTCTGAGCTAAGTGAAATGGTTGTGGATAAAGATAAAGGAAAGGTGGTTCCTGGGTACCTATTGTAGTTTCGTGATCCAATGACATTTGGTGACACTCCCAAAGGATCCAGCagaaaaagaagagatcaaCATATTATAAGACATTTGAAAAAAGAGTTGGAGAAGGCCAAAACAACCATTCCATGGCAAGAAGTACAGGTCCAAAGAGGAAAAAATCACAAGTTAGAGTTGCAAGATATGGAAGCAGAATTGAAGCATGCAGAGGGAAGATTATCCCGATTGGAGGAAGAATTGCATAATAGAATCCACTTGGCACGACAGATAAAAAGGGAGCAGAATTTTGAGATCTCTCGATTGAAGAGGGACTTAGAGGCATCCGAAGAGGGGAAAAGACAATTGATCATCGCAAGAGCAACACTTCGCCATCAACTTGAAGCAGCAGAAGGGCGAGAGGCCCTCTTGAGGAATAATCTGGGTAATCATCAGGCTTTGTTAAATGACTGTCATCAAAACATGGGAAGGGCTAGACTTCAAGTTCATCAACTAGCAGAGCAAACCTCCTATGTTATTAAAAATCAGCGCCATATGAATGATCAAGAACTGGTTGAGCAAGCACGGACCATTGTTCCCCATCTGCCGAAGGTGTTTCTGAATTTGTATGAGACCTTGGGAGGAAAAATAAAGCCCCAAGAAAGTGATGAAGATTGAAGGGAAGTtttagttgtttttgttgttcgtttcattttatttcttggtttttagtttaaaatttggTGTATAAAGATATTATGCTGATCTGAGTTGTTTTTAAAccttttgattttgttgttttcttgaaGTTTTGGTGAATGAATTCCAAATTAATCTGTTTGAGTTGTCTAAATTTTTTGAACTACGTAATGATCTGATTCATGCAATAAcatgatacgtaggcaacctccAAAGGGTCCGATcagaatttatttttcaaaactttttcttttttccaaaaaaaagggACAATAAGCAAAGCAAAGATGGGATGAAACAATGGCCGTCTGAACCCATGTTACTATGTGATTAATAAGTGTGTGActgatttataaaattttctaacCCCTAACAAGTTTGTTCATTTCACATCAACTCTAGTTACCTTTCGGTGGTTAAGTTTGTGGTAAACTGGCAGAGCACCCGTACTTTACGAGGTCTAAGGTAAGAGCGTCAATGACAACCAATACTGAAACTATGGTGAATCCAGCGGACACTCCAATTGATTCGACAACAAGAGAGACAGTCACTGTTGAAGAAAATCGGACGCTGAGAAATATTATGGCACAATTGTGGCAAGCCTGGGCCAATGGACAAGAACCACCAACGTCTATTCCTGGTTTTCCTGAGATCATTAGTATTCGATCCTCATCTTCTCAAGTCCCAATATCAGAACCTTTCTTCCCTCCAGGGTATGGTCAATTTGACAATTGTGGGGTCGGGCCATCAACAACACGTCCTCAAGGCATGCCATTTAGGAATACTCCCATTGTTACAACAGATGCACCAGTCTATACACTCTCACAAGTGACTGTGACGCAAAGAGCAGCTCAAGACGGACAGTTCACCCCTCATCCGGAGCAGTACTATACTCCTGGTATAGCATTTGGGGGCCCTAACTCTGTTCAATTTGGTTCCCCTATTGATGTTGAGACGCCCACTCCAGGCTCAGAGCAAGaagaaatgttgaaaaaaatgaaaagcatCGAGCAACACATGAAGAGCATGCAAGGGTTAGGAGGACACAAAAGTGTCGCATTCAAAGACTTGTGTATGTTCCCAAATGTCCACCTGCCACCTGGGTTCAAAACCCCTAAGTTTGATAAGTATGATGGACACGGTGATCCCATAGCCCACCTTAAGAGATATTGTAATCAACTTCGGGGTGCAAGGGGTAAAGAAGAATTGCTCATGGCTTATTTTGGTGAAAGCCTGACTGGTGTTGTCTCAGAATGGTTTATAGATCAAGAGATTTCCCCATGGCACATATGGGATGATATGGCTCAAGATTTTGTTAGACAATTTCAGTACAATGTAGACATTATGCAAGATCGTAATACACTCTCCAATACAAAAAAAACCAAGTGAAAGCTTCAGAGAATATGCTATCAAATGGAGGGAACAAGCAGCCCGAGTTAAGCCCCCATTAAATGAGCAAGAATTGGTTGATATCTTTATAGAGGCTCAAGATCCTGACTActcccaccacctcacagccgcAATGGGAAGACCGTTTCACACAGCAATCAAAATTGGGGAAATGGTCAAAAGTGGTCTCAAAACAGGAAGGATCGTGAGCCACGCAGCAATCAAAGCTACCACACAGGCCATTCAAGGTGGTTCAACAAGTTTTGGAAATTGTAAAAGGAAAGAGGAAGTAATTTCCCTAGCATCAGGGTCAAGAGGAGCTCAGAGAAAGTCTAATTGTCCTTACACATCAGTTCAGGGACAACTTAGCTATCCTCAACATTACTACCCTTATGCTCCTCAATATCCAGTATCTCCATCTCCGTACACAGTCTTAAATGCTTAGTCATATGTGTATCCTCCCAATCGCCCACATTTTCGGGCCCAATCAAGGAAACTTTCACCCACAACGGCCACCCTATCAGGTCCCTTACAACTCTCCTCTTATGCGGAATTATGCTCAAGATCAAGCACAAAAAGAAATTCACTCCATTGGGGGAGTCGTACTCCAGCTTGTTTCAGAAGTTAAGAAAGATAGGAGCGATTGATTGCATCCCACCACATCGTCTGAATCCAAATGCTCCAGGTTTCCAAGCCAATGAAAGATGTGAATACCATTCAGGAGCCCCAAGACACAGCATTGATAATTGTAGCTACTTGAAGGGAGTAATAGAGAAGCTGATCGAGCATGGAGTTGTTGTTGTGACAGATGATCAAAACACTCCCAATGTGACCAATAACCCACTTCCATCTGAAAACAACTTAGTGGGTATGGTTTGTGATGATCAAGAGTAAAGACTCCTCAGCAAAATGGGAAAGTTGTTTAGGGAGATTGGAGAAGAAGACACAGAAGGTGTCAATCTTGACACCAAAGTCTTGTGCGTCCCGGGAATTTCAAAGGGGATTGAAGTTCGAGCAGCTATGCCAAAGTTGTATGTATCAAAAGGCTTTTCATTAACACAACATGACCAAAGTGGCTTGACCAAGATGAAAGAGCCTATTTTAGTTAAGCCTGTTCAACAGCTTCCAATAATTGATTCAAAGGTTGTCCGTTGGAACTATAACAAAACTGCAGTGGTTTATCAGGGAAAGGAGATTGTCGAAGAACTTGATGAAGTAGGAGGTTTGACACGCTCTGGAAGATGTTATTCTCCAGAAGAATTAAGAAAATGCAAGATGACTGAAAACATCCAAGTACCACTAAAGAAAGCAGTTACTGAAGAAGAAAATGCAGAATTTCTAAAAAAGCTTAAGGTTCCAGATTACTCTGTCGTGGAACAATTGAAGAAGACGCTTGCACAAATTTCACTGTTGTCTCTACTTTTGCACTCAAAAGAACATCATCTTGTGTTGAATAAGGTTTTGAATGAAGCACATGTGCCAAAAGAGACCACAGTAAATCAGTTGGAGAATATGGCCAGGCGCGTCTTCGAGTCAAACGCCATCACTTTCACTAATGATGAGTTGCCCAAGGAGGGAGCTGGACACAACAAAGCTTTGcatcttacagtgacatgtgaAGGTTAATATGTAAAGAGGATCATGACAATTGGCCAGTAGTCTTTACGATTGTGTTCCAAGTAATGGATATGGAAACATCTTATTATTTTCTACTAGGAAGGCCATGGATCCACATGGCTCGAGCCGTCCCATCAACTTACATCAAGTTGTCAAGTTTGAATACAACAATCAGGAAATCGCTGTTCATGGAGAAGATGATTCACCAATTTACGGAGATCCATCCGTCCGATTCATTGAGGCAAAGGAAAGATGTGATTCTGGTTTTTACCAGTCTTTTGAGGTTGTATCAGTCGATCGCTTTAAAGAAGGAGAATCTATCATCCAATCATGTATCTCTTTTTCCGCTTCAATGGTAGCAACGACGATGCTCAAATATGGTTATCAACCCGCTAAAGGTTTGGGAGTATATTCGCAAGGAATCGTGGACCCCATTACTCTTTTAGGAAACCAAGGCACCTCTGGCCTCGGATACAAACAAAGCAAGAGAAATGGAAATAAAGCTAAGAACCACAAAAGGATTGATTGGTCGTTGCCACAACCGATTCCCCATATTGCTCATTCTTTTATCAAACCTCAGGGTTCAGAATTTAAAGATTCATTCACTATTGAATGCATTGAAGAAATTATTGAGGATCTCAATCAGTTGTTTTGTGAAGTAAATATGGTCCAAGTTGGTGAAGGCACAAGTCAGGCCAATATGCAGCTCGTGGGCTCAGGTGTTGAGTTAAGCAATTGGGAAGCCACTCATTTCCCCATAAGGAAGGAGTCGTGATAGTTTTTTTTGCTActcttttgtattttgttgttcTCAGGGTTGTGTTTCGAATAGTTCAGAGTATTTTGTTATTGTCAACCCTTCTGTCCCTTTTTGATGtcaatgaaatgaaatttcaGTTTCATGgtaaattttgcttttttttcctcccttaattcttattttctatttttcagtTCTGTAAATGACGGCTTTGATAACATGACATGCATGCGGAATTCACTCCCTGATTTCAAAGAGTTGTTTATTCTTGAATCACCAAGTCAAGAGGTGGAATATGATGAAGAAGAGACTTTTAGGGAAATTAATAGGGAACTGGAACAGTTTGAGCAAAAATCGAAGCCTAATCTTAGTGAAACTGAGACAATCAATTTGGAAAGTTCCGAGGATgttaaggaaataaaaataagtttacaTATCAATCAGGAAATTAGAGAGGCAATAATACAACTTTTGTTTGAATACAAAGATGTATTTGCTTGGtcttatgatgacatgccaggCTTGAGTGTTGATTTAGCGGTTCATAAGTTGCCTGTTCATCCTGATTTTCCACCCGTCCAACAGAAAAGAAGGAAATTCAAACCGGAAGTGAGTGAAAAAATTAAGGAAGAAATAATGAAACAATTGAATGCAAAGGTGATCCAAGTTATTCGTTACACTATTTGGTTGGAAAATGTTGTTCTTGTGCCGAAAAAAGATGGAAAGACAAGAGTTTGTGTTGACTATTGGGATTTGAACAAGGCTAGTCCAAAAGACAACTTTTCATTGCCAAATATCCACATCCTAGTTGATAACTGTGCAAAACACGAGATGCAATATTTTGTGGACTGTTATGCGGGATATCATCAAATCTTGATGGATGAAGAGGACGCTGAGAAATCAGTTTTCACCACTCCATGGGGAACTTATTGCTATAGGGTCATGCCATTTGGTCTTAAAAATGCTGGGGCGACTTACATGAGGGCTATGACCACCATGTTCCATGATATGATGCATAAAGAAATTGAAGTATACGTCGACGACGTAATCATCATGTCTAAAACACAAGTTGATCATGTGCAAGATCTGAGAAAATTCTTAGAAGAGTGCGAAGATATGACCTCAAGCTTAATCCAGCAAAATGTGCATTCGGAGTTCCATTTGGAAAACTTCTGGGTTTTATTGTCAGTAGAAGGGGAATCGAATTGGATCCCTCCAAAATAAAAGCCATTCGAGATTTGCCATCCCCAAAAAATAAAACCGAAGTCATGAGTCTACTTGGGAGGTTGAACTACATCAGTAGGTTTATTGCTCAACTCACAACCACATGTGAGCccattttcaaacttttgaagAAGGATGCTTCTGTCAAATGGACAGAAGATTGTAAACGagcttttgaaaaaaatcaaggaGTATTTGTCCAACCCTCCCGTGTTGGTACCGCCTGAACCTGACAGGCCTCTCTTTCTATATCTTTCAGTAACAGATAATTCCTTTGGGTGTATTCTCGGTCAACATGATGCTACAGGAAGGAAGGAGCAGGCTATCTACTACTCGAGCAAGAAATTCACTAGTTATGAGGTCAATTACACCCTTTTGGAAAGGACGTGTTGCGCCCTAACTTGGGTAGCTCAAAAGTTAAGGAATTACTTATTGTCCTACACAACTTACCTCATATCAAGGATGAATCCTTTAAAGTACATATTTCAGAAGCCAATGCCAACTGGCAGACTCTCGAAATGGAAAATTTTGCTCACTGAATTTGACATTATATATGTCACTCGCGCTGCAATGAAAGCCCAAGCTTTGGCAGACCACTTGGCAGAGAACCCAGTCAATGGTGATTACGAACCATTGGACACATATTTTCCAGATGAAGAGATTAACTCAATTGAGGAAGTAGGTTCAAATGGAAATCAAGCCTGGCAATTGTACTTTGATGGAGCAACCAACACAAAAGGCACAGGGATTGGGGCAATTTTAATATCGCCCACAGGGCAACATTACCCTGCAATAGCTCAACTTCGCTTCTTTTGTACAAATAACACGACTGAATATGAAGCTTGCATCATGGGTCTAAATATGGCAATAGATTTGGGTGTGCAAGAATTAATTGTGTTGGGAGATTCTGATTTGCTTATCCGACAAGCTCAAGGCGAATGGAAAACTCGATACCTCAAGCTTTTTCCATATAGACAATGTGTGAAAGATCTTAGCAAAAGGTTCAGGTACATCGAGTTTAGATACATTCCCAGGTTTCATAATGATTTGGCCGATGCCTTGGCTACTTTGGCCTCAATGCTTCCCTATCCTGGAAACACATACATCACCCCATTAGAGATTCAAGTTCGGGACGAACATGGCTATTGTAATACAGTGGAAGCAGAACTTGATGGTGAGCCATGGTACTCAGacatcaagaatttttttaagaCAGGGAGATGCCCCGAACATGCCAACAAAAGCCAAAAAAGATTTATTAGACGTCTGGCTAATGGTTTCTTTTTGAGCGGGGATGTTTTGTATAAACGAACTCCGTATTTGAATTCATTGAGACGTTTGGATGCTGAAGAAGCCgagaaaattattaatgaagtGCACGTTGGGATATGTGGACCACACATGAATGAATATGTCCTTGCAAAAAAGATACTCCGGGCGGGGTATTATTGGCTTACCATGGAAAAAGATTGCTTTCACTTTGTGAAAAAATGTCATCAATGTCAAGTCCATGGAGATCTCATTCATTCACCTCATTCAGAGTTGCACCCCATGGCTGCTCCTTGGCCCTTTGTTGCATGGGGAACGGATGTAATCGGACCAATCGAGCCAAAAGCCTCTAATGGACATCGATTCATTTTGGTTGCAATTGATTACTTCACCAAATGGGTGGAGGCGATAACTTTCAAAGCAGTCACTAAGAAGGCGGTCGTGGATTTTGTTCATTCAAACATTATTTGTCGATTTGGTATCCCAAGAGCTATCATCACAGATAATGCTGCAAACCTCAATAGTAATCTGATGAAGGAGGTATGCGAGCAGTTCAAAATTGTGCACCACAATTCTACTCCATACCAACCAAAAGCCAACGGAGCTGTAGAGGTAgccaacaagaatatcaaaaagattcTCAGAAGGATGGTTCAAGGAACTAGACAATGGCATGAGAAACTGCCTTTTGCACTATTAGGATATCGCACAACAGTGCGTACCTCGATTGGTGCAACTCCTTATTTGCTAGTATATGGAACTGAGGCTGTGATTCCAGCACAAGTTGAAATTCTATCTCTTCAAATTATTGTTGAGGCTGAAATTG
Proteins encoded in this window:
- the LOC104644931 gene encoding uncharacterized protein translates to MTTNTETMVNPADTPIDSTTRETVTVEENRTLRNIMAQLWQAWANGQEPPTSIPGFPEIISIRSSSSQVPISEPFFPPGYGQFDNCGVGPSTTRPQGMPFRNTPIVTTDAPVYTLSQVTVTQRAAQDGQFTPHPEQYYTPGIAFGGPNSVQFGSPIDVETPTPGSEQEEMLKKMKSIEQHMKSMQGLGGHKSVAFKDLCMFPNVHLPPGFKTPKFDKYDGHGDPIAHLKRYCNQLRGARGKEELLMAYFGESLTGVVSEWFIDQEISPWHIWDDMAQDFVRQFQYNVDIMQDQAQDPDYSHHLTAAMGRPFHTAIKIGEMVKSGLKTGRIVSHAAIKATTQAIQGGSTSFGNCKRKEEVISLASGSRGAQRKSNCPYTSVQGQLSYPQHYYPYAPQYPVSPSPYTVLNA